In Urechidicola croceus, a single window of DNA contains:
- a CDS encoding IS3 family transposase — protein MSKQAFYKRLKAQQKQQIDHQKLIKMVKDYRKKVGSKTGGIKLHTELKQDFVNANIKIGRDKFYRFLRLNNLLIPKTKNYITTTNSNHMYKKYKNLVKDHVPTRPEQLWVSDITYIKTQYGHNYLAIVTDAYSKQIMGYKLDNHMRTSLCTDALAMAIKNRKYPNQKLIHHSDRGFQYCNPKYKAFAEDNNIIMSMTEQYDPYENAVAERINRTLKYEYGLKQTIKNTELAQKMTEQAVYIYNNLRTHFSLELRKPAEVHLNPNIKYKSYRKNKVNLPELTI, from the coding sequence ATATCTAAACAAGCCTTCTACAAAAGACTCAAAGCTCAACAAAAACAACAAATAGACCATCAAAAACTAATTAAAATGGTCAAGGACTACCGTAAAAAAGTAGGCTCGAAAACCGGTGGTATTAAGCTACACACAGAACTAAAACAAGACTTTGTAAACGCTAATATTAAGATCGGCAGAGACAAGTTCTATCGCTTCCTCAGACTAAATAATCTTTTGATTCCTAAAACTAAAAATTACATCACAACTACAAATTCAAACCATATGTACAAAAAATATAAGAACCTAGTTAAAGACCACGTTCCTACTCGACCAGAACAACTATGGGTAAGCGATATCACTTACATTAAAACACAATACGGGCATAATTATTTAGCCATTGTTACAGATGCTTATTCCAAACAGATTATGGGCTATAAACTCGATAACCATATGAGAACATCACTTTGTACCGATGCACTCGCTATGGCCATTAAAAATAGAAAATACCCCAATCAAAAGCTTATTCATCATTCGGACAGAGGTTTTCAATACTGCAATCCTAAGTATAAAGCTTTTGCTGAAGACAACAATATCATAATGAGTATGACTGAGCAATACGACCCTTATGAAAATGCTGTAGCAGAACGAATTAATAGAACCTTGAAATACGAATATGGATTAAAACAAACGATTAAAAACACAGAACTAGCTCAAAAAATGACTGAGCAAGCTGTCTATATTTATAACAATTTAAGAACGCATTTTAGCCTGGAATTAAGAAAACCTGCAGAAGTACATTTAAATCCTAATATCAAATACAAGTCGTATCGAAAAAATAAAGTAAATTTACCTGAACTAACGATTTAA
- a CDS encoding helix-turn-helix domain-containing protein — translation MKTQNEHWRKKSYQKVTLETKLLVVDQILSGQISNNQASKKYDIPRTTISYWLRKYSTLVQQNTGMSKNDEIKKLKEKIEELEFQKDFQQDIIADMELITGVDMSKKSLPKTLAKEIELKKKQRIKENGSMDVLGYLNKPSTKDSKLNKNNK, via the coding sequence ATGAAAACACAAAATGAACACTGGCGAAAAAAAAGCTACCAAAAAGTAACTTTAGAGACGAAACTTTTAGTCGTTGACCAAATACTTAGCGGGCAGATATCCAATAACCAAGCTTCAAAAAAATATGACATTCCCAGAACAACTATTTCTTATTGGTTAAGAAAATACAGTACCTTAGTACAACAAAATACTGGTATGAGTAAAAATGATGAAATTAAAAAGCTCAAGGAAAAGATTGAAGAACTTGAGTTTCAAAAAGACTTCCAACAAGACATTATCGCTGATATGGAACTCATTACAGGCGTCGATATGTCAAAAAAGTCATTGCCCAAAACATTAGCAAAAGAGATAGAGCTAAAGAAAAAACAGCGTATAAAAGAAAATGGCTCTATGGATGTTTTGGGATATCTAAACAAGCCTTCTACAAAAGACTCAAAGCTCAACAAAAACAACAAATAG
- a CDS encoding DUF4304 domain-containing protein: MTNKIDFKKTLDEIQKLVHSELKADGFKKKGRTHNKILENGIIQVVNFQMAKYEFDSVVEIPGIRTNLYGNFAVNIGVFVPELYESTFKQKPKAFIQEYDCEIRERINDKASGKEYWFSLGADYPKTAEFIIGKLKSDVKKVV; this comes from the coding sequence ATGACGAACAAAATCGATTTTAAAAAGACACTTGACGAAATCCAAAAGTTGGTTCATTCGGAATTGAAAGCTGATGGCTTCAAGAAAAAAGGTCGGACTCACAATAAAATTCTTGAAAATGGCATAATTCAGGTCGTGAATTTTCAAATGGCTAAATATGAGTTTGACAGTGTAGTTGAAATACCAGGAATAAGAACCAATCTTTATGGAAATTTCGCAGTGAATATTGGAGTTTTTGTGCCTGAATTATATGAATCAACTTTCAAACAAAAACCAAAAGCATTTATTCAAGAATATGACTGTGAAATACGAGAGAGAATAAATGACAAAGCAAGCGGAAAAGAATATTGGTTTTCATTAGGAGCTGATTATCCTAAAACAGCCGAATTTATTATCGGAAAACTGAAATCGGATGTAAAAAAAGTGGTTTGA
- a CDS encoding FKBP-type peptidyl-prolyl cis-trans isomerase codes for MKIKYLILLIFFIGINLTRGQDKYKGNFSKTEKFISRNDFIPIRTHKVFDEDENLSYKIKYSKNGIIRKIKISQNGKNLSVKFPKKIDQIVWQKITDGLWINKVKENFYGKTEFNNKDIVKLHYDGHLINGKPFDNSFIRNQPLKGELGYFIKGFSIGLNNIKEGELRIIKIAPEMGYGNKEVGNIPQNSTLIYYVYRID; via the coding sequence ATGAAAATCAAATATTTAATCTTATTAATATTTTTTATCGGAATAAATCTAACAAGAGGACAAGATAAATACAAAGGTAATTTCTCAAAAACAGAAAAATTTATAAGTAGAAATGATTTTATCCCAATAAGAACCCACAAAGTTTTTGATGAAGATGAAAATTTGTCATATAAAATAAAATATAGCAAAAATGGAATTATCAGAAAAATTAAAATAAGTCAAAATGGAAAAAATCTATCGGTGAAATTTCCAAAAAAAATAGATCAAATTGTTTGGCAAAAAATTACAGACGGTTTATGGATTAATAAAGTTAAAGAAAATTTCTATGGTAAGACAGAATTCAATAATAAAGACATTGTTAAACTACATTATGACGGTCATTTAATTAATGGAAAACCTTTTGACAACTCATTTATAAGAAATCAACCATTGAAAGGAGAATTAGGCTACTTTATAAAAGGTTTTTCGATAGGATTGAATAATATTAAGGAAGGAGAATTACGAATAATAAAAATTGCTCCTGAAATGGGTTATGGAAATAAGGAAGTTGGAAATATTCCTCAGAATTCAACCCTAATTTATTATGTTTATCGAATTGATTAA